CTAAATGAATATATACATCTTTATTTACAAAACGTTCAATTTCATTTTGAATAAGAGAACTATCTTTTACTATTTCCATCGGATTTCACCTCTTTAAACCATTTTACGCAAAAATAATGTAAATTGCTATCTCTATATTAGAGGACAAAGCTCACTTTTCCTAATAATTTGCACTGTGTTTTTTTAATTTTTTTATATGCTATATGAAATTAATAGTATTTTGTTCACTTTGTTAAATAGTTTTCTTTCTTTTTTGAATTTGCTACAATATAATCTATGCAGAGGGATGCACATCGACAATTTAATACATATTTTAAAGAAGGTGACATGTTGGAACATTCAGCACATGAAGTAGCAAATTGGCAATATTATTTTGCAATTGCCGTATTTTTAGTCACATACGGATTTATTATTTCTGAGAAATTGAATCGTGCTGTAATTGCACTATTCGGCGCTGCCATTATGATTATTTTTGGAATTGTAGACTTACATACTGCTTTCACATCACATATTCAATGGGAAACCATCACACTTTTAATCGGGATGATGATTCTCGTACACATTACGAGTCAATCTGGTGTATTTGAATTTGTAGCCATTAAAGCAGCAAAAGCAGCTGGCGGAAAACCTATCCGCATTTTATTATTTTTATCCCTATTAACCGCTGTTGGTTCTGCATTTTTGGATAACGTAACGACCGTTTTATTAATCGTTCCGGTTACACTATCCATCACACGTATTTTAAAGGTGCAACCTGTTCCCTACTTGATTTCAGAAGTACTGTTTTCCAATATTGGAGGGACAGCGACGTTAATCGGTGATCCACCGAACATCATGATTGGATCAGCTAATAAACATTTAGATTTTAATGCCTTTTTACTTAATTTAACTCCGATTGTACTTATTATTTCCATCGTTACATTAGGCATTATTTATTTCATGTATCGAAACAAACTAAAAACAACATCTGAACAAATCGATACATTAATGGCGTTAAATGAAAAAGATTATATTAAAGACCGACGCTTACTCCTAAAATCATTAACTATTTTAGGACTAACTATTTTAGGTTTTGTACTTCACTCTGTTATTCATGTAGATGCCGCAGTTATAGCAATGACTGGCGCCACTCTTCTTATGTTAATTGGCGTGAAAGACCATGAAATAGAAGATGTATTCGCTCACGTAGAGTGGGTAACCATTTTCTTCTTCGCTGGATTATTCGTTCTCGTTGGCGGATTAATTGATATTGGGCTTATTTCATCACTTGCAAAAGAAGTACTTGACGTAACTAATGGTGATATCGGTTTTGCAGCCATACTCATCTTATGGGTATCTGGGGCTGCATCAGCTACAATCGACAATATTCCATTTGTCGCAACGATGATTCCACTTATTCAAGATTTAGCGTCAGGACTCGGACTATCAGTTGATTCTCCGCAAATTGAAGTATTATGGTGGGCCTTATCACTTGGTGCTTGCTTAGGAGGAAATGGAACATTAATCGGTGCCTCAGCAAACGTCGTTGTTGCTGGTATTGCAAGCCGAGAAGGACATGGTTTTTCATATCTGGACTTCTTAAAAATTGGTTTACCATTAACAATCATCGCATTATTACTATCACATGCTTACATATATTTACGCTATTTAATGTAAAAAGGTATGCAGCACAATGCTGCATACCTTTTTTATCACCAAAATATACCGATAATTGCAAGTGCCCCAAGAATAAAACCGCCAATTTGTCCAACGATCGCTGGTGATAACTGTCCCCCTTTTTTCACTTCTACGACCGGTCTTTCATGTCTTAATTGTTGAACCTCACTTTGCAATTGATGTACACTTCCATGTAATTCTTTCACAAGTTCTTTTAATTCTACAATCTCTTCATTCACCGGCTTTGATTTTTCTAAATTCATCTCACATAACCCCTTATTTTCAATCAATACATTGTAAAAATTCGCCAATAATTATTCTTATTCCTGCCAATTACATATGTATTACTGAATATATTTATTAAGAGTTTATTTTTAAAAAAAGATTAATATTAACAAAAAAGAAATCTAATACATATTAGATTTCTTTTTTGTTTTCTATTATTTATAGTATGAATAATCTGCTTATTCCTGTCATTTTTTTGTTTTTTATTTTTGTAGCTTTATCCATTCCTTCCGCAATATCCCCATTATAATACGGTCAAAACTCTTACCATCTCGTTGGACAGCTTCTCTCATGCACCCTTCCATTTGAAAACCCATTTTTTTATATAATGCAATTGCTGCTTCATTATATGAAATAACGTCAAGACCTACACGATTTAAATTCAATTCATAAAAGGCATATTTCAAAATAAGGTGTAATGCTTCTGCTCCATATCCTTTACCTCTATACTTCGCATCGCCTATACCGATTGCTAGTAAACCCGTTCTGTTATTCCACTCTATACTATGAATTGCCACAAATCCAATTAGAATATCATCTTGGATCGTTCTTAACATGAAAGAAATGCTATTTGATTTTCGTCCCTTTAATAGCTCATCATTTTGTATTTCATGCAAAGATTGCGGAGCAGCTATGTCTGTATCTACATTTCGTAAATACTCACTATCTTCTTGCCATATAGCCATTCCTTCAGCATCTTCAGCTCTAATAGCTGATAATTTAATATTGTTACCTAGAAACAGATTATTTATTTTCACGTTCATTTCAAAAATCCCCCTTTTCAATTATGGGGATAGTCTTAAATGCATTATGCCTATCTATCCCCTTGTTCCGTAAACTTTAGTAATAACGGGATACTTACAATAAGCGCTGACATCGGCACATCTCCTTTTCATTAAATTAACTTTATTGTATAATTTTTTATTTATTCAAACAATGAAAACTCTCCAAACCACAAAAAAGACCCTCCAAATTTAGAGAGCCTTTCCTATCAACAAAA
The DNA window shown above is from Bacillus clarus and carries:
- a CDS encoding GNAT family N-acetyltransferase, encoding MNVKINNLFLGNNIKLSAIRAEDAEGMAIWQEDSEYLRNVDTDIAAPQSLHEIQNDELLKGRKSNSISFMLRTIQDDILIGFVAIHSIEWNNRTGLLAIGIGDAKYRGKGYGAEALHLILKYAFYELNLNRVGLDVISYNEAAIALYKKMGFQMEGCMREAVQRDGKSFDRIIMGILRKEWIKLQK
- a CDS encoding ArsB/NhaD family transporter, translated to MEHSAHEVANWQYYFAIAVFLVTYGFIISEKLNRAVIALFGAAIMIIFGIVDLHTAFTSHIQWETITLLIGMMILVHITSQSGVFEFVAIKAAKAAGGKPIRILLFLSLLTAVGSAFLDNVTTVLLIVPVTLSITRILKVQPVPYLISEVLFSNIGGTATLIGDPPNIMIGSANKHLDFNAFLLNLTPIVLIISIVTLGIIYFMYRNKLKTTSEQIDTLMALNEKDYIKDRRLLLKSLTILGLTILGFVLHSVIHVDAAVIAMTGATLLMLIGVKDHEIEDVFAHVEWVTIFFFAGLFVLVGGLIDIGLISSLAKEVLDVTNGDIGFAAILILWVSGAASATIDNIPFVATMIPLIQDLASGLGLSVDSPQIEVLWWALSLGACLGGNGTLIGASANVVVAGIASREGHGFSYLDFLKIGLPLTIIALLLSHAYIYLRYLM